One region of Vanessa tameamea isolate UH-Manoa-2023 chromosome 27, ilVanTame1 primary haplotype, whole genome shotgun sequence genomic DNA includes:
- the LOC113392052 gene encoding zinc finger protein 883-like — MAALNHVLQSIITRKNEFCCLCLKVIKENSVTVQDEVILKEDDKDCAIKIFDVLTFILGSETCNNISAFEFLCKQCTHSAVTCYKFITTCKGNFEVLSKALCSLNSCFDSIAENNYKCNALYVTLDSNNYSTQEYYDDNHSISSTTNAFKRFQCIIDNHSSFNINTEMQIKKESITMPEPTQKRKRRDYFSVPIKTYEMLYDKNDHTNLKCKVCFKSYPSLSNLRNHFIRVHAPKDYQCSICNRKFGSIALVESHKSESHCTLICIECGKTFHNRHTLKMHEISHHLKLVCQNCGRIYRSQTTFKKHIELNICGQNTRASPADAKFTCDYCNKKYTQKVSLRVHIQHEHGNYKGHECKWCNKKFWAKSRLNAHIVKHTQEKKFQCTTCGGKFVSKESLLYHTRTHTGEKPYKCRFCDIKFLSASRRADHTKRHHSDVIYKCDVCNVKYTTQVCLDKHKKTHENSNKCLQLPEEDKIFLEMSDEEEYNLTQHIS, encoded by the exons ATGGCTGCTCTCAATCATGTATTACAAAGtataataacaagaaaaaatGAATTTTGTTGCTTATGCTTAAAAGTAATCAAGGAAAACTCTGTGACTGTACAGGACgaagttatattaaaagaagATGACAAAGACTGCGCTATTAAGATATTTGATGTTTTAACTTTCATCCTCGGTTCCgaa ACGTGCAACAATATATCTGCTTTTGAATTCTTATGTAAGCAGTGTACTCATTCAGCGGTTACATGCTACAAGTTCATTACAACATGTAAAGGGAATTTTGAAGTACTCAGTAAGGCTCTATGTAGTCTAAATTCTTGTTTCGATAGTATTGCCGAAAACAATTACAAATGCAATGCATTGTATGTGACATTAGattctaataattattctacTCAAGAATACTATGATGATAATCATTCTATTTCATCTACTACAAATGCATTTAAAAGATTCCAATGTATAATCGATAATCACTCTAGTTTCAATATAAACAcagaaatgcaaataaaaaaagaaagtataACTATGCCAGAACCAActcaaaaaagaaaaagaagagaTTATTTCTCTGTTCCTATTAAAACATACGAAATGCTTTATGACAAAAATGATCACACAAATTTGAAGTGTAAAGTTTGCTTCAAGTCATATCCTTCTTTGTCAAACTTGAGAAACCATTTCATTAGAGTTCATGCTCCAAAAGATTACCAATGTTCCATTTGTAATAGAAAATTTGGTTCCATAGCTCTTGTAGAATCTCATAAAAGTGAGAGTCATTGCACTCTTATTTGCATAGAGTGCGGGAAAACATTCCACAACCGTCATACACTGAAAATGCATGAAATTAGCCATCATTTAAAACTCGTCTGTCAAAATTGTGGACGAATTTATAGAAGCcagacaacatttaaaaaacatatagagTTGAATATCTGTGGTCAAAATACTAGAGCTTCTCCGGCTGATGCTAAGTTCACCTGTGACTActgcaacaaaaaatatactcagAAGGTATCCTTACGAGTTCACATACAACATGAACATGGAAATTATAAGGGTCATGAATGTAAATGGTGTAATAAGAAATTTTGGGCTAAAAGCAGATTGAATGCACACATAGTCAAACACACACAAGAAAAGAAATTTCAATGTACTACATGTGGAGGTAAATTTGTATCTAAAGAGTCATTATTGTATCACACACGCACTCACACAGGCGAGAAACCATACAAATGTCGCTTCTGTGATATTAAATTCTTGTCTGCATCAAGAAGAGCAGATCACACTAAACGTCACCATTctgatgtaatatataaatgtgatgtttGTAATGTAAAGTATACAACACAGGTGTGTTTAGACAAGCATAAgaaaacacatgaaaactcaaaTAAATGCTTACAATTACCAGAAGAGGATAAAATTTTCTTGGAGATGTCTGATGAGGAAGAATACAATTTAACTCAACATATAAGTTGA